AGGCGCGGCGCTCGTCGCGAGGCCGAGGCCGGGGCCGATGGCCAGCCCGATGCCCACGAACGTGGCCACGAGGCGGGCGGCGGGGCAGGGGCCCGGCGGCCGCGCGGGGCGTCGGCGGGTCGGGGGAGCGGGGGAGGGGATCCGTGTCATGGCCGCAGGGTGCGGCATCGCGCGCGCCCCCGATCGGGCTCCCGGCGGGACGGGGAGGGGATGCGGGACGCGCGACCTGTGCAGGAGCGGCCCGGCGTCCGCTAGTCGGCGTCGCGCCGCCCGTACCGGCGCGTGATCACCGACCGCGGCGCCTCGCGGACCGCGCGCGGCATCAGCCGGTAGACCGCGAGGACGGTCCCGAGCGCCCGTCGGAAGCGGCGCTCGAGCCGCGCGTCCCAGCGCATCCCGAAGCCCGAGCGGATCCGCGGCGGCAGCAGCCCCGCCGTCACGAGGGCGACGAGCGGCATCACGGCGCGCACCACGGGCGATCCCACGCGTCCGCCCAGCAGCGTCCGCGCGACCCGGCGGGCGTCCGGCGTCGGGTCGAGGGTCGCGATCCGCTCCTCCCAGTACGCGCGGAAGGCGACCCTGTCCGCGGGCCAGCGCCCCTCCGGGACCTGGAGCGCCGTGCCCAGCACGGCGTACTCCGCGTAGATCCGGTCCGCGGCCTCCTCGGGCAGCGGGCCGAAGCAGGTCTCGAACATCAGGACGGCAGAGTCGTAGAGCGTCGCCGCCACCCACAGCTGCAGGTCGGCGTCGTACGCCGAGTACGCCGGCGCGGAGCCGTCCGCGGCGGGGACCGCCGACCGCACGGGAGCGTGGGCGCGTCCCACGATGCGCCGAGCGCGCGCGACCTCGGCGGGCGACCCGAAGACGACGGCGTACACGTAGCCGAGGGTGCCCTCGAGCCGGTCGAGCGGACGCGAGGCGAAGTCGCTGTGCTCGGCCACCCCGCGGGCGACCGACGGGTCGGCGATCTGCAGCAGGATCGCCCGT
The nucleotide sequence above comes from Clavibacter sp. B3I6. Encoded proteins:
- a CDS encoding oxygenase MpaB family protein produces the protein MRPTTHAARRRDGSIRDLAGEGILLAAGGRAILLQIADPSVARGVAEHSDFASRPLDRLEGTLGYVYAVVFGSPAEVARARRIVGRAHAPVRSAVPAADGSAPAYSAYDADLQLWVAATLYDSAVLMFETCFGPLPEEAADRIYAEYAVLGTALQVPEGRWPADRVAFRAYWEERIATLDPTPDARRVARTLLGGRVGSPVVRAVMPLVALVTAGLLPPRIRSGFGMRWDARLERRFRRALGTVLAVYRLMPRAVREAPRSVITRRYGRRDAD